Part of the Tenebrio molitor chromosome 4, icTenMoli1.1, whole genome shotgun sequence genome, gttccttttaacctgtgatagtatgcgttgttctaaagagttttagccaaagtcactttagtaaaatgtgtacggcaatgaagatacaataagttgatttttttgaaatttttgaaaccggtcctgctcaaatttgcgctgatttgttccatagctgtcactttgcaaaattaaaatgtacttttattactgtttaatgtgacagcttgattaaaaaaaaaaacatcattttttcatttcttctttttgtttctatgcatgagcatggttgtttacattttcatatttaaaataaaaatctctataaaactgagtaaaaaaagttaatagtgccatttgaaaaaaaaaagttgactatcatttgtcaaaaatagaactcaagaacaaatgttggatcaattcaaattgtttgacatatcatttattaaaatcggataaaaaataaggaagttatagcaccaaaggtttttcatagTACACCCGgtatctgtcccgaggtatattcggaagagaatcgcccgaaaaaacttttccctaggtaaattatatccgcttaattaaattgtgattggttgctattcaaacaattcgtagttgtgatttgtcaatataaatcatgtgacattcgAGGGCGATTCTCGTTTCTATAGTCAATACACCAAAATTGTGGCACCGCAACCTGCGTATGTGGCTGTTGTCGTGTTCGTTGTCTTTGGTATAAATTAGGTACAGTGTTGGTCCTAGAATTGATCCTTGTGGTACTCCTGCTTCAGCTTCTTTTTCTTCCGATTCGTCTTCATTGATCATTACTGTGAACTTTCGGTTTTCCAAGTATGATCTTGTAGATTAGTCCTTCGTGCCATACTTTGTCGAAAGCTTTTGCTATGTTCAAACATATTGCTCCTGTCGTCCTGTCTTCTTTCCTTTCTTCTGTTCTCGTTCCACGTGATTGATTACTCTTATAAGTTGATGCGTCGTTGAATGTTGCGTTCTAAATCCAAATTGTTTGAATGGTagtatgtatttctttttcttttatttcttgtTTCAGTCTTCTGTAAATTATTTCCTGCTGTTATATTACTGGTCGATGGTAATAAACTGATTGGTCGGTAGTTTTTCGTTTCTTTTCTCGATTTTCCTGGTTTCAGTATCATTATTgtctttgattttttccatGTTTCCGGGTAGTgttcttgttttattattgcattGGTGATAttcgtgatttttttaattgcttcgTCGTTTAGGTTCTTGTTCGTTTTGTTAGtaaaacccacacattacctTAAACCACCATAACCATAACTGGATTTTGTGCTtgataaatgtttttgaaaatatgaagAGACGAGATTGACTCTGTCTGGgccacaatggagaacatttcgagtagtttttgtgaaaacttagTTTTTGCCCAtggagtaatttaaatgttttaacgACTTCCAAAAAAAGATACGAGCAATTTCTCAGTCAAccaaaaattagagaataataacttttgcatttttcttacagaaaacaacaaaacaaaaatttgtgaaaaataatctttttaaaatgttataacCAAACATTACATACATTATGTAGCTGTGTGCTGTTtccttaattaataataaataataattaataataacttttaaatccattattaatgtgttacaaaaaaaagatgaggtagcactcttgttgatcactttgtatatttttaaatgaatccTTGCCCGcctacaaaacaaaacttatTTGGACAATGtaatttacttgtttttaGTTTAAAGCATTAGAGACAAAATTGATGACAACATAATCCCTACTGAAAacgttgaaataaaataaattgcgaACAGTAGAATAGAATGAGCAATCtcgaatctgaaaataaaaaaatactttaaatACAGATCAAACAGTGGCCGAAATGATTTAAGGTTCATCATCTATCGTTACCTTTGCATTCTAATCCTTGCTTCCGGTACTGTGTTCAACGGATCCTTGAGCAAATAGATTCTTATTCCTTTTAAGAAATTGCTGTAATATCTGTCCCACTTAACTAGTCTAATGTCAAATGGAAACAGTTTTCTATCTCCATCATTCGTACGATCCCACAAACGCTTTACGTTTCCATTGgtaaatttccaatttgtATTCGTAAAAAAACCAAACGAATCGAAGAGTTTTCCGAGATATATTACTTTGACTAATGCTTGTGGTTTTTTAGCCGTCATAATGTGATGGAAATCATACAAAACCGCCAATGTGTAATTGAATagtattttgaacaaaaagtaaaaaaacgaATTGGTTGTGCACATTACTCTAGGCGTCCACACAGCCTTACTCAAAGGATAACGATGCATTTGTGGCCTaagtattttgaaaaaatctatGAAGCTAGTTGGATTATCGACGGAGGAGACGTAGTTGTATACAGGAATGGGGTCCTTGTGGGGTATGTCCCAAGCGCACGCAATCATTGCTGAAGTTACCAAATCGACAGGGACACACTCTATGTTGCTACCTTCTTTATATAAAAGAACTCTAAGATAtcccaaagaaaaaaatgcagTGAAACCAAAAGCTGCAAAAGAATCGACCCAACTTTTGACAGGGTCTTTGTACGAAGAAGTCACTAAAACTTTTGTTGTAAGTGGTTGATGTTATAATCCGGTCTGTTACCTATTGCGGGTCGAAATATTCCAATCGGTAATCCATCTGAGATTTCTTTAATCATAGATTCCGTCATAGCTTTAGTGAAAGTGTAAGTGTTAATCCATTTGTTTACAATactgaaaaaagaaaattgctaAATGAAGGTCTTATGGAATTCTAACACACACTCCACCCTAGAATGTTCTCCAgtgagtgatcaacaagaaaacaaatcaagagtgctacctcatcttttgttttatcgaaacgtctgtcttagcttaatcgtacTCATATGTATCTGtacttgctatacacagtcgttttattggttgtcTACGTCACTAAAAATCtagtattaattaattaattattaataattattgctttattttcaatggtaaaactcattttaccacttattctagGATACGTGATTGTTGtttacaattacaggaaacgttCATAAACTTTCCCGAAAtcgcaaacttttttcaaggttaacataaacaccgttgctttaaaacagacgtttctttgacatttcaccgaaaaatcttcttaccagtggcgtcgcgtttggcaataaagctggtaaattcgaatgtaaaatgttgctgttgtttattttataaattttctccattatcagataataataataaaatgcacaattataattccaacgtctaaaattcattaggtatgatttattataaagtagcgtttgagaccataaattgtctacgcttgcattgaacgcttatttgcatagaattccgctacgacatgaccgattataatttgcaacgcctgctctggtttgttttctttttgatcactttgtacttcgaaacatgtaatttttttgtctcttACCTCGGTGTCAGTCGATGGGCTTCTTCTAGTGAAAGTTTCTCCAACATCGATTCTGCTCGTTCATAGTGCAAAGGGTGGTCGTAAATAACTTCATCGAGAGAGTCGAGGTGACAGTAGACATACGCCGTAGAAGTGTGCACCACCGACTGAAAAAAATCGTAAGAATGGCTTCACAGAATAATCAAACGTTACCAtcaagtttttaaatttcttgcaAAATTCCAACAAAGCCTTGGTTCCTTTAACGTTAATGTCATAAGCCGTTTTGATGTTTTCGTTGAAATCCACAGTCGCGGCAACATGAAAGACGATGTTGGTTTTTGAAATCAACTCCTCTTGATCTTCTGGTGTCAAACCCAGGTTTTCTTGGGTACAGTCGCCGGCGACCACATTTACACATCTTTTGAAGTCTGGACGCTCGACCCGTAGTCTGTCAAAGAGCTTGAAACAATCGatttttcattgatttaaATGTTGCTATATTTACCGCACACTTGAACATCTCTTCTAATCTTGTCGATACGTTTTTGCCTTTTTTCGCCCTTATTAAAACGTAAATGGTGGCAACGTTAGTGCTTCTCAAAAGTTTTTCGATCAGGACTTTTCCTATAAAACCGGTACCTCCAGTAATAAAAACACTTTTGTTCTcataaaattcgaaaatttttgatcGACACATTCTTGATGAGCACTCGGCAACTGCTGTGTGAAGAATAACATGTTTACCGtcccaatttttaaataaccaatttgctcaagatttttttataatggaaattatttttgtttatcttaAACCATGTTGTTTACCATAAAGTGGCAGCATAATATATTatctgttttttctttttttatcaaagaaccacgacctgttgatgaagtttgcaataataaaattttactaaatttaggaaatttaatgatatctattggctaccCCTCACAacgtttatcatttttaatgtaatttaggcaattcaggtaaatttatttgaacggtaattaggtaccatggatctaccaatagcagattctaaatcatagcaactactggccagataaatttacttgaaggtcaataaaccgggccttaaagTACGCAAACTGACATTAGGCTGGTATctcgcatttaaaattttataataatttacctaaaggtatttttttttaagttagcACTCGACAGCTCTGTTAGCAAAAATGGGGAAAAAAGTTGCAATAAAACACTCGTTAGATATTTTGAGAATTCCAATTAAAATCAGGGAATAATCGAAtcaatgaatttgatgttagcaaatttcaaattgagagaaacAGCAAATTAATGTTCACTAGATTAAGTGACCTTTTTAACATTCTCAATTTTTTACCAAATGTGTAATcaaagggcgagaattgcaaattagaaacgaAACGCTTCGTTGTGGAAAATACCAAAAATCGTTTATACTTGTAggtagttagaaaagtaacaaaataaaGTAGAAACGAAGGAAAGTTTTGGGGAATTCAGATAAAAATAGAACAAGTAATAGAAGTAGCAGACAACAATGTTGCAGGTGCATGGCATTGCAAAGGTCAAATTCTTAGCACTTAGTAAAAGCGTTTCAAGCcaagttttatttcatttcttaTTCTTTTTGCAGGCGCGTTAGTTTTACAAGGAGGTATGTTTGGTGTCGGGGAAATAATTTAGTGTTGTAATAGTTACTAGAGATCGCCCagcggtcgaaattcgaccgttttcattaaatttttaagtttgaactTTGAACGTTACTGAGGtggttttttttatcaaagagtatacctctataattattgcatatatttttttttgaattttgttctattacgTCAGCTGCGAGCGTTTACAAATATGTCATTATGCACtaattttcgagttatttgaaaaatacgaacgatAGGAAAAACGAGGTATAGTTTGGGtatgccatatttaaaaaacaataacgcgttttctgacatttcattaggtttttttattgctatactgaccaggtttcgccaaggctacacagttaatttgcctatctttttcaaattatataaaattgaaataaaaaattaatacaaaaaatgaaaaatgaaataaaaaacacgtATTTCgtataatataaaatttcaaaccaTTGAATGATGATCGAACGCTACTTGCTGCGACGTACAATTGAAAACTGGCTGCctcaataaaaatgcaattttttcgaatgtttgtttttgagacttatttattgtcatcgcaaatgcagctataattggaaattgacttctttgaaaattaaatggtaaaatagtacctgaatatgtaaaatttatacgtggaattaaaattctcttattgcgTTCGGTTCCAGTTAAAACTTCGCAATCAATAGCATTGCGATGCATAAACTTGATGCGTATTCTTGCTCCATAGAGTAATGCTTGctttgtatttaagtttctgatcggtaaaacgtgcaattaactttcaatactaacttatgtggtggcaaaccactaatagtcaaagaattttgtatttcactccgaagagtttttttttttttttatgaataatctaaataaactcCCTCTTGGGGGAGgattaaatcaattacaaatcacCCACTCCGCATTCGCTCCAAATTCACTCCGCATTTACTCcgctaattttttacagtgtatGAACGTAATACACAGGTGTCCCCCAAAAAGAATTtgagtccataactcctttatttatcggaggattttaattatttatacaccaaatgaaATGACCCTAAATAGGCTACAAACAgccctaataaattcacatatagGTCCAaggactgtcaaaatattttttttcaaatgcgaacacataatttttttaacactt contains:
- the LOC138129651 gene encoding fatty acyl-CoA reductase wat-like translates to MCRSKIFEFYENKSVFITGGTGFIGKVLIEKLLRSTNVATIYVLIRAKKGKNVSTRLEEMFKCALFDRLRVERPDFKRCVNVVAGDCTQENLGLTPEDQEELISKTNIVFHVAATVDFNENIKTAYDINVKGTKALLEFCKKFKNLMSVVHTSTAYVYCHLDSLDEVIYDHPLHYERAESMLEKLSLEEAHRLTPSIVNKWINTYTFTKAMTESMIKEISDGLPIGIFRPAIVTSSYKDPVKSWVDSFAAFGFTAFFSLGYLRVLLYKEGSNIECVPVDLVTSAMIACAWDIPHKDPIPVYNYVSSVDNPTSFIDFFKILRPQMHRYPLSKAVWTPRVMCTTNSFFYFLFKILFNYTLAVLYDFHHIMTAKKPQALVKVIYLGKLFDSFGFFTNTNWKFTNGNVKRLWDRTNDGDRKLFPFDIRLVKWDRYYSNFLKGIRIYLLKDPLNTVPEARIRMQRFEIAHSILLFAIYFISTFSVGIMLSSILSLML